One Paraburkholderia agricolaris genomic region harbors:
- a CDS encoding ABC transporter permease: MNMPNRSSSPKTSAVSSDTPGAPVRFTWAALKRSTLFYPFIGLLVVCIVMVFASDSFLSAANIENVLRQVSINAIIAVGMTCVILTGGIDLSVGSVMALSGTLAAGLMVAGMNAVAALAIGIAVGLGFGAANGFFVAFAGMPPIIVTLATMGIARGLALIYTGGYPIDGLPDWVSFFGSGKILGVQAPVVIMVVIYAIAWVLLERMPFGRYVYAIGGNEQATRLSGVRVARVKLIVYTLAGLTSAFAAIVLTARLMSGQPNAGVGFELDAIAAVVMGGTSISGGRGSIIGTLIGALLLGVLNNGLNMVGVNPYVQNVIKGGIILLAIYISRDRRK, from the coding sequence ATGAACATGCCTAATCGTTCTTCATCGCCGAAAACCTCGGCCGTCAGTAGCGACACACCGGGCGCACCCGTGCGTTTCACATGGGCGGCGTTGAAACGCTCGACCCTCTTCTATCCGTTTATCGGCTTGCTGGTGGTCTGCATCGTGATGGTATTCGCGAGCGACAGCTTCCTCTCCGCCGCCAATATCGAGAATGTGCTGCGCCAGGTGTCGATCAACGCGATCATCGCCGTGGGGATGACGTGCGTGATTCTGACCGGTGGCATCGACTTGTCGGTCGGCTCGGTGATGGCTTTGTCCGGCACGCTAGCCGCGGGCCTGATGGTCGCCGGGATGAACGCCGTGGCGGCGTTGGCGATCGGCATCGCGGTCGGCTTGGGCTTTGGCGCCGCGAACGGTTTCTTCGTCGCCTTCGCCGGCATGCCGCCGATCATCGTCACGCTTGCCACGATGGGTATCGCTCGCGGTCTCGCGCTGATCTACACGGGTGGATATCCGATCGACGGTCTGCCGGATTGGGTCAGTTTCTTCGGCAGCGGCAAGATTCTCGGCGTTCAGGCGCCTGTGGTGATCATGGTGGTGATCTATGCGATTGCCTGGGTGTTGCTCGAACGCATGCCGTTCGGCCGCTACGTGTATGCGATTGGTGGCAACGAACAGGCGACGCGTCTTTCGGGCGTGCGCGTGGCGCGCGTGAAACTGATCGTTTACACGCTCGCCGGGTTGACCTCCGCTTTTGCAGCGATCGTATTGACCGCGCGTTTGATGAGCGGCCAGCCGAACGCGGGCGTCGGTTTCGAACTCGATGCGATTGCCGCGGTGGTGATGGGCGGTACATCGATCTCCGGCGGACGCGGTTCGATCATCGGCACCCTGATCGGTGCATTGTTGCTCGGCGTCCTGAACAACGGACTGAATATGGTTGGCGTGAATCCGTATGTGCAGAACGTGATCAAGGGCGGAATTATTTTGCTGGCGATCTACATCAGCCGCGACCGTAGAAAGTAA
- a CDS encoding alcohol dehydrogenase catalytic domain-containing protein, producing the protein MTQTTQSDMHDMTAIVCHAPKDYRVEQVAKPKARAHELVIRIAACGICASDCKCHSGAKMFWGGPNPWVKAPVIPGHEFFGFVEEIGEGAADHFGVKLGDRVIAEQIVPCGKCRYCKSGQYWMCEVHNIFGFQREVADGGMAEYMRIPPTAIVHKIPDGISLEDAAIIEPLACAIHTVNRGDLQLDDVVVIAGAGPLGLMMTQVAHLKTPKKLVVIDLVEERLALAREYGADVTINPKQDDALAIIHSLTDGYGCDVYIETTGAPIGVNQGMEMIRKLGRFVEFSVFGADTTLDWSVIGDRKELDVRGAHLGPYCYPIAIDLLARGLVTSKGIVTHGFSLEEWDEAIKVANSLDSIKVLMKPRA; encoded by the coding sequence ATGACTCAAACTACGCAATCCGATATGCACGACATGACGGCGATCGTCTGCCACGCACCGAAAGACTATCGCGTCGAACAGGTAGCCAAACCCAAGGCACGCGCGCATGAACTGGTGATCCGCATCGCCGCGTGTGGCATCTGCGCGAGCGACTGCAAATGCCATTCGGGCGCGAAGATGTTTTGGGGCGGCCCGAACCCGTGGGTCAAGGCGCCGGTGATTCCGGGGCATGAGTTCTTCGGTTTCGTCGAGGAAATTGGCGAGGGCGCAGCCGATCATTTTGGCGTGAAGCTGGGCGACCGCGTAATCGCCGAACAGATCGTACCGTGCGGCAAGTGCCGCTATTGCAAATCCGGCCAGTACTGGATGTGCGAAGTGCACAACATCTTCGGCTTCCAGCGCGAAGTCGCGGACGGCGGCATGGCCGAGTACATGCGTATTCCGCCGACCGCGATCGTCCACAAGATTCCCGACGGCATTTCGCTTGAAGACGCCGCGATCATCGAACCGCTCGCGTGCGCGATCCACACGGTGAACCGCGGCGACCTGCAACTCGACGATGTGGTGGTGATTGCGGGCGCGGGTCCGCTTGGTTTGATGATGACGCAAGTTGCGCATCTGAAGACACCGAAGAAGCTGGTCGTGATCGATCTGGTTGAGGAGCGCCTGGCACTCGCACGTGAATATGGCGCGGACGTAACCATCAATCCGAAACAGGACGATGCACTGGCGATCATTCATTCGTTGACCGACGGTTATGGTTGCGACGTGTACATCGAAACGACCGGCGCGCCGATCGGTGTCAATCAGGGCATGGAGATGATCCGCAAGCTGGGGCGTTTCGTCGAGTTTTCCGTGTTCGGCGCGGATACCACGCTGGACTGGTCGGTGATCGGCGACCGCAAGGAGCTCGATGTACGTGGCGCGCATCTCGGCCCATACTGTTATCCAATTGCGATCGATTTGCTGGCGCGTGGGCTCGTGACGTCGAAGGGCATTGTCACGCATGGCTTTTCGCTGGAAGAATGGGACGAAGCGATCAAGGTCGCCAACTCGCTCGATTCGATCAAGGTGTTGATGAAACCGCGCGCCTGA
- a CDS encoding FGGY-family carbohydrate kinase — MDYVIGVDIGTQSTKALLVDQHGAIVAQHASSYQPDTPKPLWAEQWPAVWLNAVMECVAACVGKAKAAGVAAKSIKAVCVSSLYGGSGIPVDSEMRPLYPCLIWMDRRATDQVEWVRANIDLERLYAVTGNGVDSYYGYTKMLWLRDHEPDVWAHTRYFLPPNAYVIYMLTGEVAIDHSSAGNIGGVYDIAKRDWSDEALDMLGIPATMMPERLVESSDVVGGLLSQWTGQLGLEPGTAIVAGGVDAAVATFAAGVTRAGQHVAMIGTSMCWGYINQNVDARHGLISMPHVFNGQRDIYVFGGAITAGASVTWYREQFCHAETEAARALPNGDPHRLLEENASQIPAGSDGVMFLPYLMGERSPVWDAKASGAFVGLSLFHTRAHLYRAVLEGVSFALKHNIEAGRKGAQSLDDKLIVVGGAAHSDLWMQIIADVTGYPVYTIEQDVEAAMGAALLAGVGVGLVSREEAQKGWVTLVERAEPNAQRMALYEQRFGVYTDLYPALKSVMHRLQTS; from the coding sequence ATGGATTACGTCATCGGCGTCGATATCGGCACGCAGAGCACCAAGGCGCTGCTGGTCGATCAGCACGGCGCGATCGTCGCGCAGCATGCGTCGAGCTATCAGCCGGATACGCCCAAGCCGCTATGGGCTGAACAATGGCCGGCAGTGTGGTTGAACGCGGTGATGGAGTGCGTTGCCGCGTGTGTCGGCAAGGCGAAAGCGGCGGGTGTCGCGGCGAAGTCGATTAAGGCCGTATGTGTGAGCAGCCTGTACGGCGGTTCGGGGATTCCTGTCGATAGCGAGATGCGGCCGCTTTATCCGTGTTTGATCTGGATGGATCGGCGCGCAACCGACCAGGTCGAGTGGGTGCGTGCGAACATCGACCTCGAACGCCTGTATGCGGTCACCGGCAATGGCGTGGACAGCTACTACGGTTACACGAAGATGCTGTGGCTGCGCGACCATGAGCCGGATGTGTGGGCGCATACGCGTTACTTCCTGCCGCCTAATGCTTATGTGATTTACATGCTGACCGGCGAGGTCGCCATCGACCATAGCTCGGCGGGCAATATCGGCGGTGTTTACGACATAGCGAAGCGTGACTGGTCGGATGAGGCGCTCGACATGCTCGGCATTCCCGCGACGATGATGCCGGAGCGGCTGGTGGAATCGTCGGACGTGGTGGGCGGATTGCTGTCGCAGTGGACCGGACAGCTTGGCCTGGAACCGGGCACCGCGATCGTTGCGGGCGGTGTAGATGCGGCGGTGGCGACATTTGCCGCCGGCGTCACGCGCGCCGGGCAGCACGTTGCGATGATTGGCACGAGCATGTGCTGGGGATATATCAATCAGAACGTCGATGCGCGGCATGGTTTGATCAGCATGCCGCATGTGTTCAACGGTCAGCGCGATATCTATGTGTTCGGCGGCGCGATTACGGCGGGCGCTTCGGTGACGTGGTATCGCGAGCAGTTCTGTCACGCGGAGACCGAGGCCGCGCGCGCGCTACCGAATGGGGACCCGCATCGCTTGCTGGAAGAGAACGCGTCACAGATCCCGGCGGGGTCGGACGGCGTGATGTTCCTGCCGTATCTGATGGGCGAACGAAGCCCTGTTTGGGATGCGAAGGCGAGTGGGGCGTTTGTCGGCTTGAGTCTGTTTCATACCCGGGCGCATCTTTATCGGGCGGTGTTGGAGGGCGTGTCGTTCGCGCTGAAGCACAACATCGAGGCAGGGCGTAAAGGCGCGCAGTCGTTGGATGACAAGTTGATTGTCGTGGGCGGCGCCGCGCACTCTGATCTATGGATGCAGATCATCGCGGATGTCACCGGCTATCCGGTCTACACGATCGAGCAGGACGTCGAGGCGGCGATGGGTGCAGCGTTGCTGGCCGGCGTCGGCGTAGGTCTGGTTTCGCGTGAGGAGGCGCAGAAAGGATGGGTCACGCTGGTTGAACGCGCGGAGCCGAACGCGCAACGGATGGCGCTGTACGAGCAGCGGTTTGGTGTTTATACGGATTTGTATCCGGCGTTGAAATCGGTCATGCATCGGTTGCAGACATCATGA
- a CDS encoding SDR family oxidoreductase has protein sequence MNATFDFSGRSILVTGASSGIGRATVEALCASGANVVAAARNANELARLAKETGCEPLMLDVSDESAIDEALGSLEAFDGLVNCAGIALLERAVDTTGASFDRVMGVNARGAVLVAKHVARGMIEAKRAGSIVNVSSQAALVALDDHLSYSASKAALDAVTRALCVELGPFGIRVNSVNPTVTLTPMAVQAWSDPVKRDPALKAIPLGRFAESAEVAAPIMFLLSDAASMISGVCLPIDGGYTAR, from the coding sequence ATGAATGCTACTTTCGATTTTTCTGGCCGCTCGATTCTGGTGACAGGCGCATCGAGCGGCATTGGGCGAGCGACGGTGGAAGCGTTGTGCGCTTCCGGCGCGAATGTGGTCGCTGCGGCGCGGAATGCGAATGAGCTTGCGCGTTTGGCTAAGGAGACGGGCTGCGAGCCGTTGATGCTTGATGTGAGCGATGAATCGGCCATAGACGAGGCATTGGGCTCGCTCGAAGCGTTCGATGGGTTGGTGAACTGTGCGGGGATTGCTTTGCTTGAGCGTGCCGTGGATACGACCGGTGCGAGTTTCGATCGTGTGATGGGAGTGAATGCGCGCGGGGCGGTGCTGGTGGCCAAGCACGTGGCTCGCGGAATGATCGAGGCGAAGCGTGCCGGCAGTATTGTGAATGTCTCCAGTCAGGCTGCGCTCGTGGCGCTTGACGATCACTTGAGTTATTCGGCTTCGAAGGCGGCGCTCGATGCGGTTACGCGGGCTTTGTGTGTCGAGTTGGGGCCTTTTGGTATTCGGGTGAATAGTGTCAATCCGACGGTGACGTTGACGCCGATGGCTGTGCAGGCGTGGAGCGATCCTGTGAAACGCGATCCTGCTTTGAAGGCGATTCCTTTGGGGCGGTTTGCCGAGTCCGCTGAAGTCGCTGCGCCGATTATGTTTTTGTTGAGCGACGCGGCTTCGATGATTAGTGGGGTTTGTCTGCCGATCGATGGGGGGTATACGGCGAGGTAA
- a CDS encoding tetratricopeptide repeat protein, with amino-acid sequence MYFCFYRNAKSGFIDVLYANISSIDLSPMCSDVIDFASYADAYFAERKLTMAIVEYGRILDRQPQNLHALHCMGLACVLDNQIERARGILARAALVAPERSDILEQCGLLAALTNDDIEAEAYYRRALDFGSGTASLHRNLADVLRKSGRTAEAEEQYKQSVAIQPDLHHAIRALARISSELGEIEDAATYWLRAWEIDPADLQDGLDLIIALGNAGRAALIDEVVFQIRRRFAADVDALDALCLALHKSDCFDKMLSVARQGIGSHLKCGALHHYAAHALSMCGDNREAIAHSRAAVQLLPDDPIMQYQLGCLELSIGEFENGWARRNTYYSTPLARRTRVHPNFRLWLGEPVAGRSFLLVGEQGRGDEIQFMRFAEWLKQRGGIVDVLVSKPIVEIARSMTGVRKVLTQVPAGPYDYWCHMMRIPEHLKVNLSTLPGPVPYIFALPEKVGHWRDRINVISSGERCNQRRVGIVWSGGPYHVHDRFRSVGLAGMEPLFSVPGVSWFSVQKGESEQESESLSDNFNIHTLGPEIENFTDTLAILHSLDLLITVDTSVAHLAGAAGLPVWTLVPAYTEWRWLTDRTDSPWYPSMRLFRQRELGDWTAVIEDVRNALCEWSRATCSHN; translated from the coding sequence ATGTATTTCTGTTTCTATCGAAATGCAAAATCCGGCTTTATCGATGTCCTTTATGCAAACATTTCTTCGATTGACCTTTCTCCTATGTGTTCAGACGTGATCGATTTCGCCTCGTATGCGGACGCATATTTTGCCGAAAGAAAACTAACGATGGCAATCGTCGAATACGGCCGGATACTGGACCGTCAACCGCAAAACTTGCACGCTCTTCATTGCATGGGTTTAGCTTGCGTACTTGATAACCAAATTGAACGAGCCCGTGGGATTCTGGCGCGCGCGGCCCTCGTGGCGCCGGAGAGGTCAGATATTCTCGAACAGTGCGGATTGCTAGCGGCACTCACAAATGATGATATCGAGGCCGAAGCGTACTATCGTCGCGCGCTCGATTTTGGAAGTGGTACAGCGAGTCTCCATCGGAATCTCGCAGACGTTCTTCGAAAGTCGGGGCGTACCGCCGAAGCCGAGGAGCAGTACAAGCAATCAGTTGCGATACAACCAGACCTTCACCATGCGATTAGAGCACTAGCGCGCATCTCTAGTGAACTCGGTGAAATAGAAGACGCCGCGACCTATTGGCTTCGTGCCTGGGAAATCGATCCAGCCGATCTGCAAGACGGACTTGACCTGATCATCGCATTGGGAAACGCTGGGCGTGCGGCGCTGATCGACGAGGTCGTCTTCCAGATCAGGAGGCGGTTTGCAGCTGATGTCGACGCATTAGACGCGCTGTGCCTGGCACTGCACAAAAGCGACTGCTTCGACAAGATGTTGAGCGTTGCACGGCAGGGAATCGGTAGCCATCTAAAGTGTGGCGCACTCCATCACTATGCGGCACACGCATTGAGCATGTGCGGTGACAATAGGGAAGCAATTGCACACAGCAGGGCGGCCGTCCAGCTTTTGCCGGACGATCCTATTATGCAATATCAGCTTGGATGCCTCGAACTAAGCATTGGTGAGTTCGAGAACGGCTGGGCACGGCGCAATACGTACTATTCGACGCCGCTTGCGCGACGCACACGTGTGCACCCGAATTTTCGCCTGTGGCTTGGCGAACCGGTGGCTGGGCGCAGCTTCCTGCTCGTTGGTGAGCAAGGACGCGGCGACGAAATTCAGTTCATGCGTTTCGCTGAATGGCTCAAGCAGCGAGGTGGAATTGTCGATGTACTGGTCAGCAAACCCATCGTTGAAATCGCCCGGAGCATGACGGGTGTGCGGAAGGTTCTAACCCAAGTGCCCGCCGGTCCTTACGACTACTGGTGTCATATGATGCGGATCCCCGAGCATTTGAAAGTGAATCTTTCCACTCTTCCAGGTCCTGTTCCATACATCTTTGCATTGCCGGAAAAAGTAGGCCATTGGCGCGATCGCATCAACGTAATTTCATCCGGCGAGCGGTGTAATCAGCGACGCGTCGGCATAGTATGGTCCGGGGGACCGTATCATGTTCACGACCGGTTCCGCAGCGTTGGACTTGCCGGCATGGAGCCGCTTTTTTCGGTCCCTGGCGTAAGCTGGTTTTCGGTTCAGAAAGGCGAAAGCGAGCAGGAGAGTGAAAGTCTTTCCGATAACTTCAATATTCATACGCTAGGGCCGGAAATCGAAAACTTCACGGATACGCTCGCAATCCTGCATTCGCTCGATCTTCTCATTACGGTAGATACTTCCGTTGCACATCTTGCGGGGGCTGCTGGACTACCGGTATGGACACTCGTTCCCGCCTACACTGAATGGCGATGGCTCACGGACCGAACTGATAGTCCCTGGTATCCATCGATGCGCTTGTTCCGCCAGCGCGAGTTGGGCGACTGGACCGCCGTGATTGAAGACGTGCGCAACGCGCTATGCGAGTGGAGTCGAGCGACATGCTCGCATAATTAG
- a CDS encoding S8 family serine peptidase — MRNTTRKRLHGWRSEPCQFHCSSTIKKQRGVVTCIVGAFLSLVLGGCGGGGGDTPAQQSKEPQTLEQTASMAAANPTVPLALSLKINASSLTADGSVDRFIIKYKDGTSERKSIAAVQSRLDKLGSALPATTRHVRRMGIGSDVVQTSRKLNTRDAKAFMRAIASDPDVEYVEPDAPLSASSAPNDPFYSLQWGLSSNEDPGQTDAGIRAENAWDITTGMGITIGLIDNGVTSHSDLNANILPQGRDFTYLDGPLDGSNPGIGRSCGVSYHGTLVAGVLAAVTNNGIGIAGIAPSAKIVSARALNECGTGLASAASDAIMWAAGGSVSGIPTNLHPVSVINASLSGPGQCSRAFQDAIDYAATRGAVVVAGASNNNADAANYQPANCRGVIAVGNTQRDGLRAGDSNFGPIVDIAAPGTDIYSTSNTGAKSLGMESYAYASGTSMSAPMVSGVIALIQSVAPTPLTVAEIRTLITQHAQSFPKKLDHPLGSGILDAAAVTAAKAGEIPAAADFKCTQGAGGMIVTCSDRSTARGTTQISSWAWNLGFGDPNNIMRTQSVNPYYDYEYPGTYNITLTVTDSMGTSSTLTRPFTVTAPETTDLTANVPATFSANIRVMRYFALNVPSGAKSVTFTLSQKNYSDIGTLFLRAGSPTTRNAVCESTAVRGEPATCTIQDPAAGIYYGAVNPSTALSGATIRGTYAQ; from the coding sequence ATGCGAAATACGACACGTAAAAGATTGCATGGCTGGCGCTCCGAACCCTGTCAATTTCATTGTTCCAGCACGATAAAAAAGCAACGCGGTGTTGTAACGTGCATCGTCGGCGCTTTTCTTTCTCTCGTACTTGGTGGGTGCGGTGGAGGCGGCGGCGATACGCCCGCGCAGCAATCGAAAGAGCCGCAAACGCTCGAACAAACAGCATCAATGGCAGCGGCAAACCCGACCGTTCCGCTAGCGCTTTCTTTGAAGATAAACGCGAGTAGCCTCACGGCGGATGGTTCTGTCGATCGATTTATCATCAAGTACAAGGACGGTACTTCAGAACGCAAGTCGATCGCAGCGGTACAGTCCCGGCTCGACAAGTTAGGTAGTGCACTTCCCGCTACGACGCGTCATGTTCGCCGTATGGGGATTGGCTCCGATGTTGTCCAGACAAGCCGGAAACTAAATACCAGAGATGCAAAAGCGTTTATGCGTGCCATTGCATCGGATCCGGACGTCGAGTATGTAGAACCCGATGCGCCGCTTTCAGCTAGCTCGGCGCCGAACGATCCTTTCTACAGCCTGCAATGGGGTCTTTCTTCAAACGAAGATCCAGGGCAGACCGACGCTGGAATTCGCGCGGAGAACGCGTGGGATATCACCACCGGCATGGGTATTACGATCGGTCTGATTGATAATGGTGTGACGAGTCATAGTGACCTCAACGCCAACATCCTTCCACAGGGTCGAGACTTTACTTATCTAGACGGTCCCCTCGATGGATCGAATCCAGGTATAGGAAGAAGTTGTGGTGTTTCGTATCACGGGACTCTCGTGGCCGGAGTTTTGGCGGCTGTAACTAATAACGGCATCGGGATCGCTGGAATCGCTCCTTCTGCGAAAATTGTATCTGCCAGAGCACTTAATGAGTGTGGCACTGGTTTGGCGTCTGCTGCCTCTGACGCCATCATGTGGGCCGCTGGCGGTTCAGTGTCGGGAATTCCGACCAACCTTCATCCGGTAAGCGTTATCAATGCAAGTCTAAGCGGTCCGGGGCAATGTTCCCGAGCCTTCCAGGATGCCATTGATTACGCTGCCACCCGCGGAGCGGTGGTAGTTGCTGGCGCCTCAAACAATAACGCTGATGCAGCAAACTATCAGCCAGCTAATTGTCGAGGCGTGATCGCCGTAGGCAATACCCAGCGCGACGGCCTCAGGGCCGGCGACTCTAACTTTGGACCGATTGTCGATATCGCCGCACCAGGCACCGACATTTATTCCACGTCGAACACTGGCGCAAAGTCATTGGGAATGGAGAGTTACGCTTACGCGTCCGGCACTTCAATGTCCGCACCGATGGTTAGCGGTGTGATCGCGCTTATACAATCAGTAGCGCCGACGCCATTAACCGTCGCGGAGATACGCACCCTAATCACGCAGCACGCACAGTCTTTTCCGAAAAAACTCGACCATCCGCTGGGCTCGGGTATTCTGGATGCGGCGGCGGTTACCGCTGCCAAGGCTGGCGAAATTCCGGCAGCGGCCGACTTCAAGTGCACCCAAGGTGCAGGTGGCATGATAGTGACATGCTCCGATCGCTCCACCGCACGAGGTACCACACAGATCAGTTCATGGGCCTGGAATTTAGGCTTTGGCGATCCGAACAATATTATGCGTACCCAATCCGTCAATCCATACTACGACTACGAATATCCTGGCACCTACAACATTACGTTAACGGTCACAGATAGTATGGGCACCTCTAGCACACTGACGCGGCCCTTTACTGTCACCGCCCCTGAAACTACCGATCTCACGGCAAACGTTCCCGCAACCTTTTCTGCGAACATACGCGTCATGCGATATTTCGCGTTGAATGTTCCATCGGGTGCAAAGAGCGTGACTTTCACACTGTCGCAAAAAAATTACAGTGACATCGGAACGCTCTTTCTTAGGGCAGGCTCCCCTACCACACGCAATGCTGTTTGCGAGTCTACGGCCGTAAGGGGGGAGCCCGCCACATGTACCATACAAGACCCTGCAGCAGGGATTTACTATGGCGCAGTTAACCCTAGTACCGCTCTGAGCGGGGCTACCATTCGTGGCACTTACGCTCAGTAA
- the kynA gene encoding tryptophan 2,3-dioxygenase — MTDHMQTPGLPEEKPAQGCPFGHGSGAAHSAPAAASATAAAAADSGDGWHDAQLDFSESMSYGDYLSLGKVLEAQHPLSPDHNEMLFIIQHQTSELWMKLALYELRAALKAVHRDELPPAFKMLARVSRIMEQLVQAWSVLATMTPSEYTAMRPYLGSSSGFQSYQYRQIEFLLGNKNEQMLKPHAHRADVFAEVKASLESPSFYDEVVRLLARRGFAISPSRLERDWTQPTTHDASVEAAWLEVYRNPSQHWELYEMAEELVDLEDAFRQWRFRHVTTVERIIGFKQGTGGTSGAPYLRKMLDVVLFPELWHVRTML, encoded by the coding sequence ATGACCGATCACATGCAAACGCCGGGATTGCCGGAAGAGAAGCCGGCGCAAGGCTGTCCGTTTGGGCACGGCAGTGGGGCTGCCCATTCGGCCCCGGCGGCGGCCTCCGCTACGGCCGCTGCTGCCGCAGATTCCGGCGATGGCTGGCATGACGCGCAACTCGATTTTTCGGAATCGATGAGTTACGGCGATTATCTTTCGCTGGGGAAGGTGCTGGAGGCGCAGCATCCGCTGTCGCCGGATCACAACGAGATGCTGTTTATCATCCAGCACCAGACGAGTGAGTTGTGGATGAAGCTCGCGCTGTACGAGCTGCGGGCGGCGTTGAAGGCGGTGCATCGCGACGAGTTGCCGCCGGCGTTCAAGATGCTGGCACGCGTGTCGCGGATCATGGAGCAGTTGGTGCAGGCATGGAGCGTTCTCGCGACGATGACGCCGTCCGAGTACACCGCGATGCGGCCTTATCTGGGCAGCTCTTCCGGGTTCCAGTCTTATCAGTATCGGCAGATCGAGTTTTTGCTCGGCAATAAGAATGAACAGATGCTGAAACCGCATGCGCATCGGGCCGATGTATTCGCAGAGGTTAAGGCTTCGCTGGAATCACCCTCTTTCTACGATGAAGTCGTGCGCTTGCTGGCGCGGCGTGGATTTGCAATTTCACCTTCCAGGTTGGAGAGAGACTGGACGCAGCCGACTACGCATGATGCTTCCGTCGAGGCAGCCTGGCTGGAGGTCTATCGGAATCCTTCGCAACATTGGGAGCTGTACGAGATGGCGGAGGAGCTTGTCGATCTCGAGGATGCATTTCGGCAGTGGCGCTTCAGGCATGTGACGACCGTCGAGAGAATCATCGGATTCAAGCAAGGTACGGGCGGTACAAGCGGCGCGCCCTATCTGCGCAAGATGCTGGATGTGGTTCTGTTTCCTGAGCTTTGGCATGTGAGGACGATGCTTTAA
- the kynU gene encoding kynureninase — MNTRDEALALDNADPLAPLRDQFALSPSTIYLDGNSLGVPPAAAAQRAQTVIGAEWGEGLIRSWNTAGWFELPRRLGNKLAPLIGAADNEVVVTDTISINLFKLLSAAVRLANARDPKRRVIVSERSNFPTDLYIAQGLIEQLDRGYELRLVDDPSELPAAIGDDTAIAMITHVNYRTGYMHDMAALTRLIHDKGALALWDLAHSAGAVPVDLNGVGADYAVGCTYKYLNGGPGSPAFVWVPKRHQNDFAQPLSGWWGHRAPFKMDPAYQPDDGIGRFLCGTQPMVSMSLVECGLDVFLQTDMQTIRAKSLALTDLFIELVEARCGEFPLKLVTPREHAQRGSHASFEHPHGYEVMQALIARGVIGDYREPHVLRFGFTPLYTRFVDVWDAVETLREVLTQESWRAPEFAARGAVT; from the coding sequence ATGAACACTCGTGACGAAGCACTGGCGCTCGATAACGCCGACCCGCTCGCGCCGCTGCGCGACCAGTTCGCACTCTCGCCGAGCACCATCTATCTCGACGGCAATTCGCTCGGCGTGCCGCCGGCCGCCGCCGCCCAACGCGCGCAGACCGTGATCGGCGCCGAATGGGGTGAAGGCCTGATCCGCAGTTGGAACACTGCGGGCTGGTTCGAATTGCCGCGCCGTCTCGGCAACAAGCTCGCGCCGCTGATCGGCGCGGCCGACAACGAAGTGGTCGTCACGGACACGATTTCGATCAACCTGTTCAAGCTTTTGTCGGCGGCCGTGCGGCTGGCAAACGCGCGCGATCCGAAGCGTCGCGTGATTGTTTCCGAGCGCTCGAATTTCCCGACCGATCTGTACATCGCGCAAGGGCTGATCGAACAGCTCGACCGCGGTTATGAATTGCGCCTTGTCGACGATCCCTCCGAGTTGCCCGCCGCGATCGGCGACGACACCGCAATCGCGATGATCACGCACGTGAATTACCGCACCGGCTACATGCACGACATGGCCGCGCTGACCAGACTCATCCACGACAAGGGCGCACTCGCGCTGTGGGATCTCGCGCATTCGGCGGGCGCGGTGCCGGTCGATCTGAACGGCGTCGGCGCCGACTACGCAGTGGGCTGCACGTATAAATATCTGAATGGCGGCCCGGGTTCACCGGCGTTCGTCTGGGTACCGAAGCGCCATCAGAATGATTTTGCACAACCACTGTCCGGCTGGTGGGGTCATCGCGCGCCGTTCAAGATGGACCCGGCCTATCAGCCCGATGACGGCATCGGCCGCTTCCTGTGCGGCACGCAGCCGATGGTGTCGATGTCGCTCGTCGAATGTGGACTCGATGTGTTCCTGCAAACGGATATGCAAACGATCCGCGCCAAGTCGCTCGCGTTGACCGATCTGTTTATCGAACTGGTCGAAGCGCGTTGCGGCGAGTTTCCTTTGAAGCTCGTCACGCCGCGTGAGCATGCGCAACGCGGTTCGCATGCGAGCTTCGAGCATCCGCATGGCTATGAAGTGATGCAGGCGTTGATTGCGCGTGGCGTGATCGGCGACTATCGTGAGCCCCATGTGTTGCGGTTTGGTTTTACACCGCTGTATACGCGCTTTGTCGATGTATGGGATGCGGTGGAGACGCTGCGTGAAGTGCTCACGCAAGAGAGCTGGCGAGCACCCGAGTTTGCCGCACGCGGCGCAGTGACCTGA